One window of Mediterraneibacter gnavus ATCC 29149 genomic DNA carries:
- a CDS encoding PolC-type DNA polymerase III: MREKGNRLVQYVPDYTVFDLETTGISANMDDIIEISAVKVKGGIVQDTFSTLVNPGRHIPAQATKVNGITDQMVSEAPLIREAMTEFLRFVGEDILVGHNIQSFDMKFIYREVEELFQETVSNDFIDTLYMARKCLPELKHHRLTDLAEHFGISSKGAHRALNDCVMNQKCFEEMAKLQKKSVVFVCPKCGGEMIRRNGRYGEFWGCGNFPKCRYTQNI; encoded by the coding sequence ATGAGAGAAAAAGGAAACCGTCTGGTTCAATATGTACCGGATTATACGGTATTTGATCTGGAAACGACAGGTATCAGTGCAAATATGGATGATATTATAGAAATATCGGCAGTAAAGGTGAAAGGTGGAATTGTGCAGGATACATTTTCTACATTGGTGAATCCTGGGAGACACATTCCGGCACAGGCTACGAAAGTAAATGGAATTACAGATCAAATGGTGTCAGAAGCGCCATTGATCCGCGAAGCAATGACGGAGTTTTTGCGTTTTGTAGGAGAGGATATTCTGGTGGGACATAATATCCAGTCATTTGATATGAAATTTATTTATCGGGAAGTGGAAGAATTATTTCAGGAGACAGTCTCGAATGACTTTATTGACACCTTGTATATGGCAAGAAAATGTCTTCCTGAATTGAAACATCATCGATTGACAGATCTCGCTGAGCATTTTGGAATCAGTTCTAAAGGGGCGCACCGGGCTTTGAATGACTGTGTGATGAATCAGAAGTGTTTTGAGGAAATGGCAAAGCTTCAGAAAAAATCAGTAGTGTTTGTTTGCCCGAAATGTGGTGGAGAGATGATTCGAAGAAATGGAAGATATGGGGAATTCTGGGGATGTGGAAATTTTCCGAAGTGCAGATATACACAGAATATATAA
- a CDS encoding DUF4179 domain-containing protein — protein MNLDFDTIEIPEEKLNRTIQNNIKKVHGIHRKQMIRHTAGLFCAAAFFFCLSAIFLHSNPSLAADLLHLFEKIENKQIFSGDLHTHATPLTNNNSQKSDGYTFTLSETYCDTQNFYVSVQITSEEGFPESQRAQVDPDGISSLYLMGKWTDSSFPENSYTQGVSLSGTFSDDHTFIGSFHQILGENTSKDTYNAEWKISGIQYSPEEAKNGNMYIYFSEPLEFQIETPVQSDGTVKKLLNEKLPNGTTLISATKTLTTISLESKGNEESKDNEEVEQSSTDTLLSPFEQYGYAVYDANGNHMTDKAGLIAIQDHDVSKIQICYFKLPVNPDQDVNNQPEYEEFQQSFRESGYSYDMIKDRIVKQVEIVFEE, from the coding sequence ATGAATCTTGATTTTGATACCATTGAAATCCCGGAAGAAAAACTCAATCGAACAATTCAAAACAACATAAAAAAAGTACACGGTATTCATCGTAAACAAATGATTCGCCATACCGCAGGATTATTTTGTGCTGCTGCTTTTTTCTTCTGCTTGAGCGCTATATTTTTACACTCTAATCCATCACTTGCAGCAGACCTTTTACACCTATTTGAAAAGATAGAAAACAAACAAATCTTTTCCGGAGACCTGCACACTCACGCTACGCCTCTGACCAATAATAACTCACAGAAATCTGACGGATACACATTCACATTATCCGAGACATATTGTGATACACAGAACTTTTATGTCAGTGTCCAGATTACATCTGAAGAAGGTTTTCCAGAAAGCCAACGAGCACAAGTGGATCCAGATGGTATTTCTTCCCTTTATCTGATGGGAAAATGGACCGATTCCAGCTTTCCTGAGAATTCTTACACACAAGGAGTTTCCCTCTCTGGAACATTTTCTGACGATCACACATTTATCGGTTCGTTTCATCAGATACTTGGAGAAAACACCTCAAAAGATACGTATAACGCAGAATGGAAAATTTCTGGAATTCAATATAGTCCCGAGGAAGCTAAAAACGGAAATATGTATATCTATTTTTCCGAACCACTTGAATTTCAGATTGAAACTCCTGTCCAATCAGACGGTACTGTAAAAAAATTACTGAACGAAAAACTGCCAAATGGAACTACTTTGATCTCCGCCACAAAAACACTGACTACAATTTCTCTGGAATCCAAAGGTAATGAAGAATCCAAAGATAACGAAGAAGTGGAACAAAGTAGTACTGACACACTGTTATCACCATTTGAACAATATGGCTATGCTGTTTACGATGCAAATGGAAATCATATGACAGATAAAGCCGGACTTATTGCAATTCAAGATCATGATGTTTCTAAAATTCAAATTTGCTATTTTAAACTTCCTGTGAACCCGGACCAGGATGTTAACAATCAACCCGAATATGAAGAATTTCAACAATCTTTCCGGGAGAGTGGTTATTCCTACGATATGATCAAAGACCGCATTGTAAAACAAGTTGAAATTGTATTTGAAGAATAA
- a CDS encoding RNA polymerase sigma factor — MLINTAHDHRRKALSTLSQEDSAIDSAHASTANQQIPSVEHFDLQTAIETLPDKYRIPILLKYFSGMTVDEIAWTLSIPSGSVKAYLSRGRNELKQKLKEDYLYES, encoded by the coding sequence GTGCTGATCAACACAGCTCATGATCATCGTAGAAAAGCCCTAAGCACACTTTCACAGGAGGATTCCGCTATAGATTCTGCACATGCTTCCACAGCAAATCAACAGATTCCATCTGTCGAACATTTTGACCTGCAAACCGCTATCGAAACACTTCCTGATAAATACCGCATTCCTATTTTACTAAAATACTTCAGTGGTATGACAGTCGATGAGATTGCCTGGACACTCAGTATTCCATCTGGTTCTGTCAAAGCATACCTGAGTCGTGGAAGAAATGAATTAAAACAAAAATTAAAGGAGGACTATCTCTATGAATCTTGA
- a CDS encoding DUF6465 family protein: protein MSKRLDKKKLKRQTTAIESPIAETSASKETINFFIQYQDQEYLETEIISRVKESCLLNGASSDELNTISIYLKPEDKKAYFTYGEDKSGFIEL from the coding sequence ATGAGTAAACGTCTGGATAAGAAAAAACTGAAAAGGCAGACCACAGCAATTGAATCCCCTATTGCTGAGACATCTGCATCCAAAGAAACCATAAACTTTTTTATTCAATATCAGGATCAGGAATATCTGGAAACAGAAATTATCTCCAGAGTCAAAGAGTCTTGTCTCTTAAACGGTGCTTCTTCTGATGAGCTGAATACAATCTCGATCTACTTAAAACCGGAGGACAAAAAAGCATATTTTACATACGGAGAAGATAAAAGCGGATTTATTGAATTGTAA
- a CDS encoding YesL family protein codes for MNWIDNGVTRFLGKVADFMFLNLLWIVCSIPIITIGASTTAMYSVMLKLVKNEEGYIVKGFLKAFKENFRQSTLMWLLYLVFGIVIVVDFMLLRMMSPSIRTVMQVFLIFMTILLISMGIYGFALQARYENRIKNTLKNALILTVAKMPYTLLMLVITVVPVVVTFLTVRTLMLGFLVWLLLGVSLIVWLNSLLLRRVFLVFEDIETSEKAEKI; via the coding sequence ATGAACTGGATAGACAATGGGGTAACACGTTTTTTAGGGAAAGTAGCAGATTTTATGTTTTTAAATCTTTTGTGGATCGTATGTTCCATTCCCATCATTACGATTGGAGCTTCCACGACAGCAATGTATTCGGTCATGCTGAAGCTGGTAAAGAATGAAGAGGGCTACATAGTAAAAGGGTTCTTAAAAGCATTTAAGGAGAATTTCAGACAAAGCACACTGATGTGGCTTTTGTATCTTGTGTTTGGGATCGTGATTGTAGTCGACTTTATGCTGCTTCGTATGATGAGTCCGTCCATCAGGACTGTGATGCAGGTATTTTTGATCTTCATGACTATCCTGCTGATCAGCATGGGGATCTATGGATTTGCGTTGCAGGCAAGATATGAAAATCGGATCAAGAACACATTGAAAAATGCATTGATCCTTACGGTTGCAAAAATGCCATATACACTTTTGATGCTGGTCATTACAGTAGTACCGGTAGTTGTGACATTTCTGACAGTGCGCACGTTGATGTTAGGTTTTCTGGTCTGGCTGTTACTTGGTGTTTCTTTGATAGTGTGGCTTAATTCGCTGCTTTTAAGAAGGGTATTTCTGGTTTTTGAGGATATCGAGACATCGGAAAAAGCGGAGAAGATATAA
- a CDS encoding xanthine phosphoribosyltransferase: MNFLEERILKDGIIKEGNVLKVDSFLNHQMDIDLFNEIGREFKKRFEGKEINKILTIEASGIGIACIAAQHFHVPVVFAKKSQSINLEGEMLVAEVESFTHKCKNNVIVAKKFLNPEDKVLIIDDFLANGCALQGLIQIVQSAGASVEGIGIVIEKGFQSGGRIIRNLGFQLESLAIIEKMNAADGSVVFREQ; the protein is encoded by the coding sequence ATGAATTTTTTAGAAGAACGAATTTTAAAAGACGGGATTATCAAAGAGGGGAATGTACTGAAGGTGGACAGCTTTTTGAACCATCAGATGGACATTGATCTGTTCAATGAGATCGGACGCGAATTCAAGAAGCGTTTTGAAGGAAAAGAGATTAACAAAATCCTGACAATCGAAGCATCCGGAATCGGGATCGCATGTATTGCGGCGCAGCATTTTCATGTGCCGGTCGTATTTGCAAAAAAATCTCAGAGCATCAATCTGGAAGGGGAGATGCTTGTGGCAGAGGTAGAATCGTTCACACATAAGTGTAAAAACAATGTGATCGTTGCAAAGAAATTCCTTAACCCGGAAGACAAGGTTCTGATCATTGATGATTTCCTTGCCAACGGATGTGCGCTGCAGGGACTGATTCAGATTGTACAGTCAGCCGGAGCTTCTGTAGAAGGAATCGGGATTGTGATTGAGAAGGGATTTCAGTCAGGTGGACGGATCATCCGTAACCTTGGATTCCAGCTGGAGTCTCTGGCAATCATTGAAAAGATGAATGCTGCAGACGGAAGTGTTGTGTTCAGAGAACAGTAG
- a CDS encoding HAD family hydrolase: protein MSEQPIKGLVFDMDGLLFDSERVVQKSWNEVGRQMGFGERFGDHIYHTIGFNVVRREQYFKEHVSPDFPMEEFTENTRRIYHRIMEEDGVDRKPGAEELLKYAKEHGYRLALATSSRELHAQLLLKKYGLFDYFDGAVYGNMVSAGKPDPEIYLKACASIQVLPEFAIALEDAPSGIRSAAAAGMRPVMIPDLVEPDEAVLELVWRRFDTLYDVIDLLESDFQNS from the coding sequence ATGAGTGAGCAGCCGATTAAAGGACTAGTATTTGATATGGACGGGCTTCTCTTTGATTCCGAGAGAGTCGTACAGAAATCGTGGAATGAAGTCGGAAGGCAGATGGGATTCGGAGAACGGTTCGGTGACCATATTTATCATACCATTGGTTTCAATGTAGTGAGAAGAGAGCAGTATTTTAAGGAGCATGTATCGCCGGATTTTCCGATGGAAGAGTTCACGGAGAATACGCGTCGGATCTATCATCGGATCATGGAAGAAGACGGGGTAGACAGAAAGCCCGGGGCAGAGGAGCTTTTAAAGTATGCAAAAGAGCATGGCTATCGGCTGGCACTGGCGACTTCTTCCAGAGAGCTTCATGCACAGCTGCTGTTAAAGAAATATGGACTGTTTGATTATTTCGACGGCGCTGTTTATGGAAATATGGTATCGGCGGGGAAGCCGGATCCCGAGATTTACCTGAAAGCCTGTGCTTCCATTCAGGTTTTGCCCGAGTTTGCAATCGCACTGGAAGATGCACCGTCCGGGATTCGCTCGGCAGCAGCTGCAGGGATGCGTCCGGTGATGATTCCGGATCTGGTAGAGCCGGATGAAGCGGTTTTAGAATTAGTATGGCGCAGGTTTGACACTTTATATGATGTGATAGATCTTCTGGAATCGGATTTCCAAAATTCTTAA
- a CDS encoding DedA family protein, translated as MSIQTLTNYFLEYGAFFIFLIVLLEYLNLPGFPAGVIMPLSGIWASQGEISFPLVMVLTVAAGLTGSWALYWLGRAGGDKVLGFYFRKFPKQKEAVESKIDMLREKGSVGVFVSKLLPMVRTIISIPAGMVKMDFVKYTISSCLGILIWNLVFVGAGYFFGEAAIRVLA; from the coding sequence ATGAGTATCCAGACATTGACAAATTATTTTCTTGAATATGGAGCATTTTTCATCTTTCTGATCGTGCTTTTGGAATATCTGAATCTTCCGGGATTTCCGGCGGGGGTGATCATGCCGCTTTCCGGGATCTGGGCATCTCAGGGTGAAATCAGTTTTCCGCTGGTTATGGTACTGACGGTGGCGGCCGGACTGACAGGAAGCTGGGCGCTGTATTGGCTGGGAAGAGCAGGCGGAGATAAGGTGCTGGGCTTTTACTTCAGGAAATTTCCGAAACAAAAGGAAGCAGTGGAGAGTAAGATCGACATGCTTCGGGAAAAGGGAAGTGTGGGAGTGTTTGTGAGTAAACTGCTTCCGATGGTGCGTACGATCATTTCGATTCCGGCAGGGATGGTAAAAATGGATTTTGTGAAATATACCATCAGTTCCTGTCTGGGGATTCTGATCTGGAATCTGGTGTTTGTAGGAGCCGGATATTTCTTTGGAGAAGCAGCCATTCGTGTTTTGGCATAG
- a CDS encoding glycosyltransferase — MKIAMLTNNYKPFVGGVPISVERLAKELRKQGHKVTVFAPDYGFDPRYGQVEEDDVIRFQVTRQKMENGMVYPKLVSREIWKGFKEHEFDCIHVHQPMFVGTQALYLGRKYQIPVIYTYHTRYEDYLHYIPFFREEQAGMWRKKLIWFAKETVIPGYMKWFTNKCDLIFAPTPGMQNRIRENGTEVSMAVLPTGLDDSFYIEDEEKTKTIRRQYLGEEKNGHLFCSVSRLEEEKNPIFLLNGIRCLKEKLPFSFRVLLLGEGSMRKELEVLAEQMGLSDTVVFLGNISNEDVKQYLYASELFLFASKSETQGIVLEEAMAAGNPIVAVRASGVEDVVKNGINGYMTEEDVEIWSDKAAELIQSPDYRQVCMEALKTAESYRASRLAAHAETLYRQCMERKEEMRYEEHTKSGKEHSAASVFRLFKTS, encoded by the coding sequence ATGAAGATTGCGATGCTTACAAATAACTATAAGCCGTTTGTCGGCGGAGTTCCAATTTCCGTGGAGCGGCTGGCAAAAGAATTGAGAAAACAGGGACACAAGGTGACGGTCTTCGCACCAGATTATGGATTTGATCCACGCTACGGGCAGGTGGAAGAGGACGATGTCATCCGGTTTCAGGTGACGCGTCAGAAGATGGAAAACGGCATGGTATATCCGAAGCTGGTCAGCAGAGAAATCTGGAAAGGATTTAAGGAACACGAGTTTGACTGCATTCATGTGCATCAGCCGATGTTTGTGGGAACGCAGGCATTGTATCTTGGACGGAAGTATCAGATCCCGGTTATTTATACGTATCACACACGGTATGAAGACTACCTGCATTATATTCCGTTTTTCAGAGAAGAGCAGGCAGGGATGTGGAGAAAAAAGCTGATCTGGTTTGCCAAAGAGACTGTGATCCCGGGATATATGAAATGGTTTACGAATAAATGTGATCTGATCTTTGCGCCGACACCTGGAATGCAGAACCGGATCCGGGAAAACGGTACGGAGGTTTCCATGGCAGTGCTGCCGACCGGGTTGGATGACAGTTTTTATATTGAGGATGAAGAGAAGACAAAAACGATCCGCAGACAATATCTTGGGGAAGAGAAAAACGGACATTTATTCTGTTCCGTCTCAAGGCTGGAGGAAGAAAAAAATCCGATATTTCTCCTGAATGGAATCCGGTGTTTGAAAGAGAAGCTGCCATTTTCGTTTCGTGTGCTGCTTCTGGGTGAGGGAAGTATGAGGAAGGAACTGGAAGTACTGGCAGAACAGATGGGATTGTCCGATACCGTGGTCTTTCTGGGAAATATATCGAATGAGGATGTAAAGCAGTATCTGTATGCAAGTGAGCTGTTTTTGTTCGCATCGAAATCAGAGACACAGGGGATTGTTCTGGAGGAAGCAATGGCAGCAGGCAATCCGATTGTGGCAGTTCGGGCGAGTGGCGTGGAAGATGTTGTAAAAAATGGAATCAACGGGTATATGACAGAAGAGGATGTAGAAATCTGGAGTGATAAGGCGGCAGAGTTGATTCAGAGTCCAGATTACAGACAAGTTTGCATGGAGGCACTAAAGACCGCAGAAAGCTATCGGGCGTCACGTCTGGCTGCACATGCAGAAACATTATATCGTCAGTGTATGGAAAGAAAAGAGGAAATGAGATATGAGGAGCATACAAAAAGTGGGAAAGAACATTCTGCAGCATCTGTTTTCCGGTTATTTAAAACTTCTTAA
- a CDS encoding response regulator transcription factor, protein MEMNHILVVEDDKEIREGVKIYLQSQGYEVFLAADGIEGLEVMEKEDIHLAIVDIMMPRMDGIRMTMKLREKYDFPVIMLSAKSEEVDKIMGLNIGADDYVTKPFTPMELMARVNSQLRRYRRFMEKLEVRENVHVIGGLEINEDTVEVSIDGKPVKLTPIEYKILLLLAKNPGRVFSAEEIYERVWQEKAINTDTIMVHVRNIREKIELDPKNPKYLKVVWGVGYKIEKQQ, encoded by the coding sequence ATGGAAATGAATCACATTTTGGTTGTGGAAGATGATAAAGAAATCAGAGAAGGTGTTAAGATCTATTTGCAGAGTCAGGGCTACGAAGTATTTTTGGCTGCAGATGGGATTGAAGGACTGGAAGTCATGGAAAAAGAGGATATCCATCTGGCGATCGTGGATATTATGATGCCGAGAATGGATGGAATCCGGATGACTATGAAGCTGAGAGAAAAATATGATTTTCCGGTGATTATGTTATCGGCAAAATCCGAGGAAGTAGATAAGATCATGGGATTGAACATCGGTGCAGATGATTATGTCACAAAACCGTTTACGCCGATGGAACTGATGGCGAGAGTCAATTCCCAGCTTCGCAGATACAGAAGATTTATGGAAAAGCTGGAAGTTCGTGAAAATGTGCATGTGATCGGCGGTCTGGAGATCAATGAGGACACTGTGGAAGTGTCAATTGACGGAAAACCGGTGAAGCTGACACCGATTGAATATAAAATTCTGCTTCTTCTTGCCAAGAATCCGGGGAGAGTATTTTCTGCCGAGGAAATTTATGAGCGGGTATGGCAGGAAAAGGCGATCAATACGGATACGATCATGGTGCATGTGCGGAATATCCGGGAAAAAATTGAACTGGATCCGAAAAATCCAAAATACTTAAAGGTGGTGTGGGGAGTTGGATACAAAATTGAAAAACAACAATAA
- a CDS encoding sensor histidine kinase, with the protein MDTKLKNNNKRGNLLTVIVLLISSVGMLLFYPAFSSYITDQDQKEMRKEEQMLDMLDPILDGNYLLYNEISNETESSEVIEEYGNSRFGLMKKYMKYGIFDESGTAMLTSDESAKKLPEEFDGDTYALCVRFSFDVDGDISDIQMGGTAYDKNLQFTAEQWLYDNSVYSAASYISTPSEVQIMYAMTEQNLEAYLEQYETSNDMYAYMYVDELMQQPSFNWSVLIFTVFSAAAAFLIPQYKKRALEKDAIVDPRRCPLEIAFIIGLCLMACVRALAIMIWNTCSHKFIQIFSASYGENLNDAISLASNAVIWFVYFTVVYWLAGCVREIFVLKKSYLRERSLCVKFLLWLKNGGNSMTEKIKKLVLGCWRTFKAFCRHQYEALLHIDFRDNTNKTILRIVLLNFAVIFVISMFWMYGIWVLIIYSVGLFIFLRKYLNKVQEQYQGILKSTNQLAEGNLDFPITGDVGIFAPVQNELKRIQTGFKKAVSEEVKSERMKTDLITNVSHDLKTPLTAIITYVDLVKNETDEEKRKEYIGVLERKSLRLKVLIEDLFEISKATSRTVTLHYMKIDIVDLLKQVGLEYDSNIRKANLEMKWNLPEHKIVLWLDSQKTYRIFENMIVNITKYAMPHTRVYIDMKETEQDVRISMKNVSSAELNFNTDEITDRFVRGDVSRNTEGSGLGLAIVKSFVELQHGTLQISTEADLFKAEIVFPKRQEVPDGENETGM; encoded by the coding sequence TTGGATACAAAATTGAAAAACAACAATAAAAGAGGAAATCTTCTGACGGTCATTGTACTGTTGATCTCATCTGTCGGAATGCTGCTTTTTTATCCGGCGTTTTCTTCCTATATAACGGATCAGGATCAAAAAGAGATGCGAAAAGAAGAGCAGATGCTGGATATGCTGGATCCGATTCTGGACGGAAATTATCTGTTATATAATGAAATCTCGAATGAGACGGAGTCTTCCGAGGTGATAGAAGAGTATGGAAACAGTCGTTTCGGATTGATGAAAAAGTACATGAAATATGGAATTTTTGATGAATCCGGAACGGCAATGCTGACCTCGGATGAATCTGCCAAGAAATTGCCGGAAGAGTTCGACGGTGATACGTATGCACTGTGTGTTCGCTTTTCGTTTGATGTTGACGGAGATATTTCCGATATCCAGATGGGCGGAACAGCATATGATAAAAACCTTCAGTTTACGGCAGAGCAATGGCTGTATGACAACAGCGTTTATTCAGCGGCGTCTTATATTTCGACTCCATCGGAGGTGCAGATCATGTATGCGATGACAGAACAGAATCTGGAGGCTTATCTGGAGCAGTATGAGACATCGAATGATATGTATGCATATATGTATGTAGATGAACTGATGCAGCAGCCGTCCTTTAACTGGTCTGTTCTGATTTTTACAGTATTCAGTGCAGCAGCAGCGTTTTTGATTCCTCAGTATAAGAAACGGGCGTTGGAAAAGGACGCTATAGTGGATCCCAGAAGATGTCCGCTGGAAATTGCATTTATTATTGGACTTTGTCTGATGGCGTGTGTCCGTGCACTGGCGATCATGATATGGAATACATGCAGTCACAAGTTTATTCAGATCTTTTCTGCAAGCTATGGAGAAAATCTGAATGATGCCATTTCTCTGGCATCGAATGCAGTGATCTGGTTTGTGTATTTTACAGTGGTGTACTGGCTGGCAGGATGTGTCAGAGAGATTTTTGTACTGAAGAAATCGTACTTAAGAGAAAGGTCCTTGTGTGTGAAGTTTTTATTGTGGTTGAAGAATGGAGGGAACAGCATGACAGAGAAGATCAAAAAACTTGTTCTTGGATGCTGGAGAACATTCAAAGCATTCTGTCGCCATCAATATGAAGCGTTGCTGCATATCGACTTCCGGGATAATACCAACAAAACTATTTTACGGATCGTCTTGCTTAACTTTGCGGTGATCTTTGTGATCAGTATGTTCTGGATGTATGGAATCTGGGTGTTGATTATTTATTCCGTCGGATTGTTTATTTTCCTGAGAAAGTACCTCAACAAGGTGCAGGAACAGTACCAGGGTATTTTAAAATCGACCAATCAGCTGGCGGAAGGGAATCTGGATTTCCCGATTACAGGAGACGTGGGAATTTTCGCACCGGTTCAGAATGAATTGAAACGCATTCAGACGGGATTTAAAAAAGCAGTCAGTGAGGAAGTCAAGAGTGAACGGATGAAGACAGATCTGATCACTAATGTTTCCCATGATTTAAAGACACCACTGACAGCGATCATCACGTATGTGGATTTGGTAAAAAATGAGACAGATGAGGAAAAGAGAAAAGAATACATCGGAGTTCTGGAGAGAAAGTCTTTGCGCCTGAAAGTGCTGATTGAGGATCTGTTTGAGATCAGTAAGGCAACCAGCAGAACGGTAACACTTCATTATATGAAAATTGACATTGTAGATTTGCTAAAACAGGTAGGTTTGGAGTATGATAGTAATATCAGAAAAGCAAATCTGGAAATGAAGTGGAATCTGCCGGAACATAAGATCGTATTATGGCTGGACAGCCAGAAAACATATCGTATTTTCGAGAATATGATCGTAAATATCACGAAGTATGCAATGCCGCATACGCGTGTGTATATTGATATGAAAGAGACAGAACAGGATGTGCGGATCTCAATGAAGAATGTGTCTTCTGCGGAATTGAATTTCAATACAGATGAAATTACAGACCGTTTTGTAAGAGGGGATGTTTCGAGAAATACCGAGGGAAGCGGACTTGGTCTGGCGATTGTAAAGAGCTTTGTAGAATTACAGCACGGCACTCTGCAGATCTCCACGGAAGCAGATTTGTTTAAAGCAGAAATTGTGTTTCCAAAGAGACAGGAGGTACCGGATGGAGAAAATGAAACAGGAATGTAA
- a CDS encoding type II CAAX endopeptidase family protein, protein MEKMKQECKVKKPLKIWQGVLTLLVSAVILFVAAPILLSPFGMYGSLLGELLLFGVAVGAVLLFQGDLREVFPLKKPHFSGIAGTILIWVGTFLCEMVLLLILSLFFPEQILEVNDGLSSSIAAGPFLLSFVTVAISPAICEEVLFRGTVVSSLRGRLGKWAVLLISGCIFGMFHGDVFRFFPTAIGGVMMGYLLWETGNMCYNMLFHFINNALPVILLYAMQGVYSRMELYMEAQTLAQGTQDMLPAVGMYLMMASAAPGAIYIGNYLLHAKTPGYRTKLFPSGKPGLVIGLILGSLFLFAAGLLVFFISVARML, encoded by the coding sequence ATGGAGAAAATGAAACAGGAATGTAAAGTGAAAAAACCGCTGAAGATCTGGCAGGGTGTACTCACCCTGCTGGTCTCTGCGGTTATTTTGTTTGTGGCAGCGCCGATATTGCTGTCCCCGTTTGGCATGTATGGAAGTTTGCTCGGAGAGCTTCTTCTGTTTGGGGTGGCAGTGGGGGCTGTCCTTTTGTTCCAGGGGGATCTGCGGGAGGTGTTTCCGCTTAAGAAACCTCATTTTTCAGGGATTGCAGGCACAATTCTGATCTGGGTAGGGACGTTTTTGTGTGAAATGGTACTGCTTTTGATCTTGAGTCTGTTTTTCCCCGAGCAGATTCTGGAGGTCAATGACGGGCTGTCATCGTCCATTGCCGCAGGTCCGTTTCTGCTGTCCTTTGTTACAGTAGCAATTTCACCGGCAATCTGTGAAGAGGTTCTGTTTCGGGGAACAGTTGTCAGCAGTCTGAGAGGAAGGCTTGGAAAATGGGCAGTACTGTTGATCAGTGGCTGCATTTTTGGGATGTTCCACGGAGATGTTTTTCGATTTTTTCCGACAGCGATCGGTGGGGTGATGATGGGATATCTGTTGTGGGAAACCGGAAATATGTGTTATAACATGCTGTTTCATTTTATTAACAATGCACTTCCTGTCATTTTACTTTATGCCATGCAGGGAGTGTATTCCAGGATGGAGCTGTATATGGAGGCACAGACACTTGCGCAGGGGACTCAGGATATGCTTCCGGCAGTGGGGATGTACCTGATGATGGCTTCTGCGGCTCCCGGGGCAATCTATATCGGAAATTATCTTCTTCATGCAAAAACGCCGGGGTATCGCACGAAATTATTCCCGTCAGGAAAACCGGGGCTGGTGATCGGTCTGATTCTTGGATCTTTGTTTTTATTTGCAGCGGGATTGCTTGTTTTTTTCATTTCAGTCGCGAGAATGTTATAA
- a CDS encoding TIGR00266 family protein, translating to MRYEIVGETLPAVICTLEEGETMITEKGAMSWMSPNMKMETSTNGGIGKAFGRMFSGESIFQNTYTAKGGHGMIAFASSFPGKIVAHEVAPGREIVVQKSGFLAAEAGVDLSIFFQKRIGSGIFGGEGFIMQKLSGRGMAFLEFDGHVVEYELQPGQQIVVDTGYLAAMDATCSMEIQSVPGVKNMLFGGEGVFNTVISGPGHIWLQTMPISNVAGVLAPFLPVAK from the coding sequence ATGAGATATGAAATAGTAGGAGAAACATTACCGGCAGTGATCTGTACGTTAGAAGAAGGAGAAACGATGATCACAGAGAAGGGAGCCATGAGCTGGATGTCCCCGAATATGAAGATGGAGACGAGTACCAACGGCGGGATTGGCAAAGCATTCGGAAGGATGTTTTCCGGAGAGTCGATTTTCCAGAACACGTATACTGCAAAGGGCGGTCACGGAATGATTGCATTTGCATCCAGCTTTCCGGGAAAGATCGTTGCACATGAGGTTGCGCCTGGACGGGAAATTGTAGTACAGAAGTCTGGTTTTCTGGCAGCAGAAGCTGGCGTGGATCTGTCGATCTTCTTCCAGAAGCGGATCGGTTCCGGAATTTTCGGCGGAGAGGGATTTATCATGCAGAAGCTTTCCGGACGCGGTATGGCATTTCTGGAATTTGACGGTCATGTGGTAGAGTATGAGCTGCAGCCGGGGCAGCAGATCGTGGTGGATACCGGATATCTGGCTGCAATGGATGCGACCTGCAGCATGGAGATTCAGAGCGTGCCGGGTGTGAAGAATATGCTGTTCGGCGGAGAAGGCGTGTTCAATACGGTCATCAGTGGACCGGGACATATCTGGCTGCAGACGATGCCGATTTCGAATGTGGCAGGAGTGCTGGCACCATTTTTGCCGGTGGCGAAGTAA